A single genomic interval of Streptomyces sp. 1222.5 harbors:
- the yajC gene encoding preprotein translocase subunit YajC, with product MNAFTLLPFIVLIAAMFLMTRSAKKKQQQAASMRNEMQPGSGVRTIGGMYATVKEVNEDTVLLDAGPGVDLLFAKNAIGAVLTDDEYNRIVHGIEHDLKSDASVVPDDASSLTESDETDGPAAAAAADEKIELGKKDAAERGDDAIQAAEDKAEAAQAADAKAEDEPKKTDGDSDAK from the coding sequence GTGAATGCCTTTACCCTTCTCCCCTTCATCGTGCTCATCGCGGCCATGTTCCTGATGACGCGCTCGGCCAAGAAGAAGCAGCAGCAGGCCGCCTCCATGCGGAACGAGATGCAGCCCGGCTCCGGCGTCCGCACCATCGGGGGGATGTACGCGACGGTCAAGGAGGTCAACGAGGACACCGTCCTCCTCGACGCCGGACCGGGCGTCGACCTCCTCTTCGCCAAGAACGCCATCGGTGCCGTGCTCACCGACGACGAGTACAACCGCATCGTGCACGGCATCGAGCACGATCTGAAGTCCGACGCCTCCGTCGTCCCCGACGACGCCTCCTCCCTCACCGAGAGCGACGAGACCGACGGGCCCGCCGCCGCTGCCGCCGCCGACGAGAAGATCGAGCTCGGTAAGAAGGACGCCGCCGAGCGCGGGGACGACGCCATCCAGGCCGCCGAGGACAAGGCCGAAGCGGCCCAGGCCGCCGACGCCAAGGCGGAGGACGAGCCGAAGAAGACCGACGGCGACTCCGACGCGAAGTAG
- a CDS encoding bifunctional (p)ppGpp synthetase/guanosine-3',5'-bis(diphosphate) 3'-pyrophosphohydrolase: MPDEAQHLTAAKPESASAAAAKPAPNAPHAKNDTRGPVEHAQSAPVEKSAEASRPKPAPAPENTRSGAAPAERPAQPPVVRQPATPPARSGSSNRVRARLARLGVQRANPYNPVLEPLLRIVRSNDPKIENATLRQIERAYQVAERWHRGQKRKSGDPYITHPLAVTTILAELGMDPATLMAGLLHDTVEDTEYGLEDLRRDFGDVVALLVDGVTKLDKVKFGEAAQAETVRKMVVAMAKDPRVLVIKLADRLHNMRTMRYLKREKQEKKARETLEIYAPLAHRLGMNTIKWELEDLAFAILYPKMYDEIVRLVAERAPKRDEYLAIVTDEVQADLRAARIKATVTGRPKHYYSVYQKMIVRGRDFAEIYDLVGIRVLVDTVRDCYAALGTVHARWNPVPGRFKDYIAMPKFNMYQSLHTTVIGPNGKPVELQIRTFDMHRRAEYGIAAHWKYKQEAVAGASKVRTDVPKAGKDKDAINDMAWLRQLLDWQKETEDPGEFLESLRFDLSRNEVFVFTPKGDVIALPAGATPVDFAYAVHTEVGHRTIGARVNGRLVPLESTLDNGDLVEVFTSKAPGAGPSRDWLGFVKSPRARNKIRAWFSKERRDEAIEQGKDAIVRAMRKQNLPIQRILTGDSLVTLAHEMRYSDISALYAAIGEGHVSAPNIVQKLVQALGGEEAATEEIDEAVPPSRSRGRKRRSSADPGVVVKGVDDVWVKLARCCTPVPGDPIIGFVTRGSGVSVHRSDCVNVDSLSREPERILDVEWAPTQSSVFLVAIQVEALDRSRLLSDVTRVLSDQHVNILSAAVQTSRDRVATSRFTFEMGDPKHLGHVLKAVRGVEGVYDVYRVTSGRSRS, from the coding sequence TTGCCAGACGAGGCCCAGCACCTGACCGCCGCCAAGCCCGAGTCCGCCTCGGCAGCCGCGGCCAAGCCCGCGCCCAACGCGCCCCACGCGAAGAACGACACCCGCGGGCCGGTCGAGCACGCCCAGTCCGCGCCCGTCGAGAAGAGCGCCGAGGCCTCGCGTCCCAAGCCCGCCCCCGCTCCCGAGAACACCCGGTCCGGGGCAGCCCCGGCGGAGCGCCCGGCACAGCCGCCCGTGGTGCGCCAGCCCGCCACCCCGCCGGCCCGCAGCGGCTCGTCGAACCGCGTCCGCGCCCGCCTCGCCCGCCTCGGCGTCCAGCGCGCGAACCCCTACAACCCGGTCCTGGAGCCGCTCCTGCGGATAGTCCGCAGCAACGACCCCAAGATCGAGAACGCGACGCTCCGCCAGATCGAGCGCGCCTACCAGGTCGCCGAGCGCTGGCACCGCGGCCAGAAGCGCAAGAGCGGCGACCCGTACATCACGCATCCCCTCGCCGTCACCACCATCCTCGCCGAGCTGGGCATGGACCCGGCCACCCTCATGGCGGGGCTGCTGCACGACACCGTCGAGGACACCGAGTACGGCCTGGAGGACCTGCGCCGAGACTTCGGCGACGTCGTCGCCCTGCTCGTCGACGGCGTGACCAAGCTGGACAAGGTCAAGTTCGGCGAGGCGGCCCAGGCCGAGACCGTGCGCAAGATGGTCGTGGCGATGGCCAAGGACCCGCGCGTCCTGGTCATCAAGCTCGCCGACCGCCTGCACAACATGCGCACCATGCGCTACCTGAAGCGCGAGAAGCAGGAGAAGAAGGCGCGCGAGACCCTGGAGATCTACGCGCCGCTCGCCCACCGCCTGGGCATGAACACCATCAAGTGGGAGCTGGAGGACCTCGCGTTCGCGATCCTCTACCCCAAGATGTACGACGAAATCGTCCGGCTGGTGGCCGAAAGGGCACCGAAGCGTGACGAGTACCTGGCCATAGTGACCGACGAGGTCCAGGCCGACCTGCGCGCCGCCCGCATCAAGGCGACCGTCACCGGCCGCCCGAAGCACTACTACAGCGTCTACCAGAAGATGATCGTGCGGGGCCGCGACTTCGCCGAGATCTACGACCTGGTGGGCATCCGCGTCCTCGTCGACACGGTCCGCGACTGCTACGCCGCCCTCGGCACGGTGCACGCGCGATGGAACCCGGTCCCCGGCCGGTTCAAGGACTACATCGCGATGCCCAAGTTCAACATGTACCAGTCGCTGCACACGACGGTCATCGGGCCCAACGGCAAGCCGGTCGAGCTGCAGATCCGCACCTTCGACATGCACCGCCGCGCCGAGTACGGCATCGCCGCGCACTGGAAGTACAAGCAGGAGGCCGTCGCCGGCGCCTCCAAGGTCCGCACCGACGTGCCGAAGGCCGGCAAGGACAAGGACGCCATCAACGACATGGCGTGGCTGCGGCAGCTGCTGGACTGGCAGAAGGAGACCGAGGACCCCGGGGAGTTCCTGGAGTCCCTGCGCTTCGACCTGTCGCGCAACGAGGTCTTCGTCTTCACCCCCAAGGGCGACGTCATCGCGCTGCCCGCCGGGGCGACCCCGGTCGACTTCGCGTACGCCGTCCACACCGAGGTCGGCCACCGCACCATAGGAGCACGGGTCAACGGCCGCCTCGTACCGCTCGAGTCCACCCTGGACAACGGGGACCTGGTCGAGGTCTTCACCTCCAAGGCGCCCGGCGCCGGCCCGTCCCGCGACTGGCTCGGCTTCGTCAAGTCGCCCCGGGCGCGCAACAAGATCCGCGCCTGGTTCTCCAAGGAGCGCCGCGACGAGGCGATCGAGCAGGGCAAGGACGCCATCGTCCGCGCCATGCGCAAGCAGAACCTGCCGATCCAGCGCATCCTCACCGGCGACTCGCTCGTCACGCTCGCGCACGAGATGCGCTACTCGGACATCTCCGCGCTGTACGCGGCGATCGGCGAGGGCCATGTCTCCGCGCCGAACATCGTGCAGAAGCTGGTCCAGGCGCTCGGCGGCGAGGAGGCGGCCACCGAGGAGATCGACGAGGCGGTCCCGCCGTCCCGCAGCCGCGGCCGCAAGCGCCGCTCCAGCGCCGACCCCGGCGTCGTGGTCAAGGGCGTCGACGACGTGTGGGTCAAGCTGGCCCGCTGCTGCACGCCCGTGCCCGGTGACCCGATCATCGGCTTCGTCACGCGCGGCAGCGGTGTGTCGGTCCACCGCAGCGACTGCGTCAACGTCGACTCGCTGTCCCGCGAGCCCGAGCGCATCCTCGACGTCGAGTGGGCGCCCACCCAGTCCTCGGTCTTCCTGGTCGCCATCCAGGTCGAGGCCCTGGACCGCTCCCGGCTGCTGTCGGACGTCACGCGCGTCCTGTCCGACCAGCACGTCAACATCCTGTCGGCGGCCGTCCAGACCTCCCGCGACCGGGTGGCCACCTCCCGGTTCACCTTCGAGATGGGCGACCCCAAGCACCTCGGTCACGTCCTGAAGGCCGTACGCGGTGTCGAGGGCGTGTACGACGTCTACCGCGTGACCTCCGGACGCAGCCGGTCGTAG
- the secD gene encoding protein translocase subunit SecD encodes MAAPKRGRSASAQSKPGRSLALILIAIVALTGGMFLSGHKTPRLGIDLAGGTSITLKAKADQGAAINKANMDTAVDIMNRRVNGLGVSEAEVQTQGTDNIIVNIPKGTNSKEAQQQVGTTAKLYFRPVLASEPSAGAAKSPSPSATSSGSSSPKPNASPSASGSSGQKASSSGSGSPTATATSQGRAVSDALKADSTPSPSGSASGGAKPSGTPSASASASAEAAKLQAQYAALDCSKPATRAAAGKNAKPSESTVACGEIDGTWYKYVLGPAAVDGTEVKKAQAVFDTQGAAGWQVQMTFTKSGADKFADITGQLAKNQRPQNEFGIVLDGEVVSSPFVQQAITGGQAEISGSFKQEEAQSLANMLSYGALPLSFKEDTVTTVTAALGGEQLHAGLLAGAIGLALVVLYLVIYYRGLSLVAMASLLVSAILTYVIMALLGPAIGFALNLPAVCGAIVAIGITADSFIVYFERIRDEIREGRTLRPAVERAWPRARRTILVSDFVSFLAAAVLFIVTVGKVQGFAFTLGLTTLLDVVVVFLFTKPLMTLLARRKFFANGHKWSGLDPKGLGAKPPLRRTRRPGGPAAGPVDPKEA; translated from the coding sequence GTGGCAGCACCTAAGAGGGGCCGGAGCGCGAGCGCCCAGAGCAAGCCAGGGCGCTCGCTGGCCCTCATCCTGATCGCCATCGTGGCGCTGACCGGAGGCATGTTCCTCTCCGGGCACAAGACTCCGCGTCTCGGCATCGACCTCGCCGGTGGCACGAGCATCACGCTCAAGGCGAAGGCCGACCAGGGGGCCGCGATCAACAAGGCCAACATGGACACCGCGGTCGACATCATGAACCGCCGGGTCAACGGCCTGGGCGTCTCCGAGGCGGAGGTGCAGACCCAGGGGACCGACAACATCATCGTCAACATCCCCAAGGGCACCAACTCCAAGGAAGCCCAGCAGCAGGTCGGCACCACCGCCAAGCTGTACTTCCGGCCGGTCCTGGCCAGCGAGCCCAGCGCGGGCGCCGCGAAGAGCCCCTCGCCGAGCGCCACCTCCAGCGGCAGCTCCTCGCCGAAGCCGAACGCGAGCCCGTCGGCGAGCGGCTCCTCCGGCCAGAAGGCCTCCTCGTCCGGCTCCGGGTCCCCGACGGCCACGGCGACCTCTCAGGGCCGCGCCGTCAGTGACGCGCTGAAGGCCGACTCGACCCCCTCGCCGAGCGGTTCCGCGTCGGGCGGCGCCAAGCCGTCCGGCACCCCGTCGGCCTCCGCCAGTGCCAGCGCCGAGGCCGCCAAGCTCCAGGCCCAGTACGCGGCCCTGGACTGCTCCAAGCCCGCCACCCGCGCGGCCGCCGGCAAGAATGCCAAGCCGAGCGAGTCCACCGTGGCCTGCGGCGAGATCGACGGCACCTGGTACAAGTACGTGCTCGGCCCCGCCGCCGTGGACGGCACCGAGGTGAAGAAGGCGCAGGCCGTCTTCGACACCCAGGGCGCCGCCGGCTGGCAGGTCCAGATGACCTTCACCAAGAGCGGCGCCGACAAGTTCGCCGACATCACCGGTCAACTGGCCAAGAACCAGCGGCCGCAGAACGAGTTCGGCATCGTCCTCGACGGGGAGGTCGTCTCCAGCCCGTTCGTGCAGCAGGCCATCACCGGCGGCCAGGCGGAGATCTCCGGCAGCTTCAAGCAGGAGGAGGCGCAGAGCCTCGCCAACATGCTGTCGTACGGCGCGCTGCCGCTGTCCTTCAAGGAGGACACCGTCACCACGGTGACCGCCGCGCTCGGCGGCGAGCAGCTGCACGCCGGTCTGCTCGCGGGCGCGATCGGCCTCGCGCTGGTCGTGCTCTACCTCGTGATCTACTACCGCGGCCTGTCGCTCGTCGCCATGGCCTCCCTCCTGGTCTCCGCGATCCTCACCTACGTGATCATGGCGCTGCTCGGCCCGGCCATCGGCTTCGCGCTGAACCTCCCGGCCGTCTGCGGTGCCATCGTCGCCATCGGTATCACCGCGGACTCGTTCATCGTGTACTTCGAGCGCATCCGGGACGAGATCCGCGAAGGCCGTACCCTGCGCCCCGCCGTCGAGCGGGCCTGGCCGCGCGCCCGGCGCACCATCCTGGTCTCCGACTTCGTGTCGTTCCTCGCCGCCGCGGTGCTGTTCATCGTCACCGTCGGCAAGGTCCAGGGCTTCGCGTTCACCCTGGGTCTGACCACCCTGCTCGACGTCGTCGTGGTCTTCCTGTTCACCAAGCCGCTGATGACGCTCCTGGCCCGCCGCAAGTTCTTCGCGAACGGCCACAAGTGGTCCGGACTCGACCCCAAGGGCCTGGGCGCCAAGCCGCCGCTGCGCCGCACCCGCCGTCCCGGTGGTCCCGCCGCCGGCCCCGTCGACCCGAAGGAGGCCTGA
- the secF gene encoding protein translocase subunit SecF, protein MSKLGSLGARLHRGEISYDFVGKRKIWYGVSILITITAIVGLAVRGLNMGIEFQGGAVFTTPTKMSASVAQAEQYATDASGHEAIVQKLGNGSLRIQIAGIDTDQSDKVKQELAKDLNLDPEKLAADLVGPSWGEQVANKAWEGLAIFMVLVVIYLAIAFEWRMAVAALVALIHDITITTGIYALVGFEVTPGTVIGLLTILGYSLYDTVVVFDSLKEQTKDITKQTRFTYSEIANRSINGTLVRSINTTVVALLPVAGLLFIGGGFLGAGTLNDISLSLFVGLAAGAYSSIFIATPLVADLKEREPAMKALKKRVLAKRAQATTEDDLTEERSTGDDAEGATPAVVGPRNQPASRNRGRGRTPGKRR, encoded by the coding sequence ATGTCGAAACTCGGCAGCCTCGGCGCTCGACTGCACCGCGGTGAGATCTCGTACGACTTCGTCGGCAAGCGCAAGATCTGGTACGGCGTCTCCATCCTGATCACCATCACGGCCATCGTGGGCCTCGCGGTGCGCGGCCTGAACATGGGCATCGAGTTCCAGGGCGGCGCGGTCTTCACGACGCCCACCAAGATGAGCGCCTCGGTGGCGCAGGCCGAGCAGTACGCCACGGACGCCTCCGGCCACGAGGCGATCGTGCAGAAGCTGGGCAACGGCAGCCTGCGCATCCAGATCGCCGGCATCGACACCGACCAGTCCGACAAGGTCAAGCAGGAGCTGGCCAAGGACCTGAACCTCGACCCCGAGAAGCTCGCCGCCGACCTGGTCGGCCCGAGCTGGGGCGAGCAGGTCGCCAACAAGGCCTGGGAGGGCCTGGCGATCTTCATGGTCCTTGTCGTGATCTACCTGGCGATCGCCTTCGAGTGGCGCATGGCGGTCGCGGCCCTGGTCGCGCTGATCCACGACATCACGATCACGACCGGTATCTACGCGCTCGTCGGCTTCGAGGTCACGCCCGGCACGGTCATCGGTCTGCTGACCATCCTCGGTTACTCGCTCTACGACACGGTCGTCGTCTTCGACAGCCTCAAGGAGCAGACGAAGGACATCACCAAGCAGACCCGCTTCACCTACAGCGAGATCGCCAACCGGTCGATCAACGGCACCCTGGTCCGCTCCATCAACACCACGGTCGTCGCGCTGTTGCCGGTGGCCGGCCTGCTCTTCATCGGCGGCGGCTTCCTCGGCGCCGGCACGCTGAACGACATCTCGCTGTCGCTGTTCGTGGGTCTCGCGGCCGGTGCGTACTCGTCGATCTTCATCGCCACCCCGCTCGTCGCCGACCTCAAGGAGCGCGAGCCGGCGATGAAGGCGCTCAAGAAGCGGGTCCTGGCCAAGCGCGCCCAGGCGACCACGGAGGACGACCTCACCGAGGAGCGTTCCACCGGGGACGACGCCGAGGGCGCCACTCCCGCCGTCGTCGGCCCGCGCAACCAGCCCGCGTCCCGCAACCGGGGCCGTGGCCGGACGCCGGGGAAGCGCCGATGA
- a CDS encoding peptidylprolyl isomerase: MVTQEQRRRQLAREKFLRQQQRRTQARRKANLRNSVIASVLGVVVIGSVALYTTGVMKDDDGGKANASAEVTPSAAPTSKAPDPCAKPAAGSVKKLSWKKEPAMSIDTSAKYTMKLATTCGDIGVDLKTSAAPHTVNSFAFLAGQGYFDHTKCHRLTPQDIFVLQCGDPQGSGMGGPGYTLPDENLKDKSLKSNTYPAGTVAMANTGQKHTGGSQFFLVYKDSPLPPQYTPFGTIDAAGMKVLKKIADAGAQAADPTTGNTAPNATVVINKATVTKS; the protein is encoded by the coding sequence GTGGTCACCCAGGAGCAGCGGCGGCGTCAGCTCGCCCGGGAGAAGTTCTTGCGGCAGCAGCAGCGGCGCACCCAGGCGCGGCGCAAGGCCAACCTGCGCAACTCCGTGATCGCGTCGGTGCTGGGCGTGGTCGTGATCGGCAGCGTCGCCCTGTACACGACCGGGGTGATGAAGGACGACGACGGCGGCAAGGCCAACGCCAGTGCCGAGGTCACCCCCAGCGCCGCGCCGACGAGCAAGGCCCCGGACCCGTGCGCCAAGCCGGCGGCGGGCTCGGTGAAGAAGCTCAGCTGGAAGAAGGAGCCGGCGATGTCGATCGACACGTCGGCGAAGTACACGATGAAGCTCGCGACGACGTGCGGTGACATCGGCGTCGACCTGAAGACGTCGGCGGCCCCGCACACGGTGAACTCGTTCGCCTTCCTCGCCGGCCAGGGCTACTTCGACCACACCAAGTGCCACCGGCTCACCCCGCAGGACATCTTCGTGCTCCAGTGCGGCGACCCGCAGGGCAGTGGCATGGGCGGTCCCGGCTACACGCTCCCGGACGAGAACCTCAAGGACAAGAGCCTGAAGAGCAACACGTACCCGGCGGGCACGGTGGCGATGGCCAACACCGGCCAGAAGCACACCGGCGGCAGCCAGTTCTTCCTCGTCTACAAGGACAGCCCGCTGCCGCCCCAGTACACCCCGTTCGGCACGATCGACGCGGCGGGCATGAAGGTGCTGAAGAAGATCGCCGACGCGGGCGCGCAGGCGGCCGACCCGACCACGGGGAACACCGCGCCGAACGCGACCGTGGTGATCAACAAGGCGACCGTCACCAAGTCCTGA
- the ruvB gene encoding Holliday junction branch migration DNA helicase RuvB, with the protein MNRHDPTDTPAEERLVGSVADREDQAVEAALRPKDLGEFIGQEKVREQLDLVLRAARARGATADHVLLSGAPGLGKTTLSMIIAAEMGAPIRITSGPAIQHAGDLAAILSSLQEGEVLFLDEIHRMSRPAEEMLYMAMEDFRVDVIVGKGPGATAIPLELPPFTLVGATTRAGLLPPPLRDRFGFTAHMEFYEPHELERVVHRSAHLLDVEIEPDGAAEIAGRSRGTPRIANRLLRRVRDYAQVKADGVITREIAAAALAVYEVDARGLDRLDRAVLEALLKLFGGGPVGLSTLAVAVGEERETVEEVAEPFLVREGLLARTPRGRVGTPAAWAHLGLTPPRSATTGNGQGDLFGA; encoded by the coding sequence GTGAACCGGCACGACCCGACCGACACCCCCGCCGAGGAGCGGCTGGTGGGCTCCGTCGCCGACCGGGAGGACCAGGCCGTCGAGGCCGCCCTGCGCCCCAAGGACCTCGGCGAGTTCATCGGTCAGGAGAAGGTCCGCGAGCAGCTCGACCTCGTCCTGCGCGCCGCACGCGCGCGCGGCGCCACCGCCGACCACGTGCTGCTCTCCGGCGCGCCGGGCCTCGGCAAGACCACCCTGTCGATGATCATCGCGGCCGAGATGGGCGCCCCCATCCGCATCACCTCGGGCCCCGCCATCCAGCACGCCGGCGACCTCGCCGCCATCCTCTCCTCCCTCCAGGAGGGCGAGGTCCTCTTCCTCGACGAGATCCACCGCATGTCCCGGCCGGCCGAGGAGATGCTGTACATGGCGATGGAGGACTTCCGCGTCGACGTGATCGTCGGCAAGGGCCCCGGTGCCACCGCCATCCCGCTGGAGCTGCCGCCGTTCACCCTGGTCGGCGCCACGACCCGGGCGGGTCTGCTGCCGCCCCCGCTGCGCGACCGCTTCGGCTTCACCGCGCACATGGAGTTCTACGAGCCGCACGAGCTGGAGCGCGTCGTGCACCGCTCGGCGCACCTGCTCGACGTCGAGATCGAGCCGGACGGCGCCGCCGAGATCGCCGGCCGCTCCCGCGGCACGCCCCGTATCGCCAACCGTCTGCTGCGCCGCGTCCGCGACTACGCGCAGGTCAAGGCGGACGGCGTGATCACCCGCGAGATCGCGGCGGCCGCCCTCGCCGTGTACGAGGTCGACGCGCGCGGACTCGACCGGCTCGACCGCGCCGTGCTGGAGGCCCTGCTCAAGCTGTTCGGCGGCGGCCCCGTCGGCCTGTCCACCCTCGCCGTCGCGGTGGGGGAGGAGCGGGAGACCGTCGAGGAGGTCGCCGAACCGTTCCTCGTCCGGGAGGGACTGCTGGCCCGCACCCCGCGCGGCCGTGTGGGCACGCCCGCCGCCTGGGCGCACCTCGGGCTGACCCCGCCCAGGTCCGCGACGACGGGAAACGGACAAGGGGACCTGTTCGGGGCGTGA
- a CDS encoding adenine phosphoribosyltransferase: MTDIKELLLSRIRDVADYPEPGVMFKDITPLLADPAAFTALTDTLAEIAAGTGATKVVGLEARGFILGAPVAVRAGLGFIPVRKAGKLPGATLRQAYDLEYGSAEIEVHAEDLAAGDRALIVDDVLATGGTAEAAVQLIHRAGAEVCGVAVLMELGFLSGRARLEPVLDGAPVEALLQV; the protein is encoded by the coding sequence ATGACCGACATCAAGGAGCTGCTGCTCAGCCGCATCCGTGACGTCGCCGACTACCCGGAGCCGGGCGTGATGTTCAAGGACATCACCCCGCTGCTGGCCGACCCGGCCGCGTTCACGGCCCTCACCGACACCCTGGCCGAGATCGCCGCCGGCACCGGCGCGACCAAGGTCGTCGGACTGGAGGCCCGCGGCTTCATCCTCGGCGCGCCGGTCGCCGTCCGCGCGGGCCTGGGCTTCATCCCGGTCCGCAAGGCCGGCAAGCTGCCCGGGGCCACCCTCCGGCAGGCGTACGACCTCGAGTACGGCTCCGCCGAGATCGAGGTGCACGCCGAGGACCTGGCTGCCGGCGACCGCGCGCTGATCGTGGACGACGTCCTGGCCACCGGCGGTACCGCCGAGGCCGCGGTCCAGCTCATCCACCGCGCCGGCGCCGAGGTCTGCGGCGTCGCCGTCCTGATGGAACTGGGCTTCCTGAGCGGGCGCGCCCGCCTGGAGCCGGTCCTGGACGGGGCACCGGTCGAGGCACTGCTCCAGGTCTGA
- a CDS encoding DUF349 domain-containing protein, with product MSSDPWGRVDETGTVYVRTADGEQVVGSWAAGSPEEALAYFERKYEGLVVEIGLLEKRVQTTDLSAKDAQTAIDHLREQVEAHHAVGDLDSLRKRLDKLVQTVEARREERKQQRAKQSDEARRAKEELVAEAEELAQSDQWRVAGERLRALVDTWKGLPRLDRKSDDELWHRFSHARSAFSKRRKGHFAQLDAQREDARRIKERLVAEAEALSGSTDWGPTAARYRELMADWKAAGRAQREHEDDLWNRFRGAQDVFFAARSSVFAERDAEQAENLKLKEELAEEAERLLPISDLKGSRAAFRSINERWEAIGHVPRDARPKVEGRMHAVERAIQEAEEAEWRRTNPEARARAEGLTGQLQAAVDKLRGQIEQARAQGNNSRADKLERELEGRQALLDQALKGLQEFGG from the coding sequence GTGAGCAGCGACCCGTGGGGCCGCGTCGACGAGACGGGGACCGTGTACGTGCGTACGGCCGACGGCGAGCAGGTCGTCGGATCCTGGGCGGCCGGCTCCCCTGAGGAGGCGCTTGCCTACTTCGAGCGCAAGTACGAGGGCCTGGTTGTCGAGATCGGCCTCCTCGAGAAGCGAGTCCAGACCACCGACCTGTCGGCGAAGGACGCCCAGACGGCGATCGACCACCTGCGCGAGCAGGTGGAGGCGCACCACGCGGTCGGCGACCTGGACTCGCTGCGCAAGCGGCTGGACAAGCTCGTCCAGACCGTCGAGGCGCGCCGTGAGGAGCGCAAGCAGCAGCGGGCCAAGCAGTCCGACGAGGCCAGGAGGGCCAAGGAGGAGCTGGTCGCCGAGGCGGAGGAGCTTGCGCAGTCCGACCAGTGGCGGGTGGCCGGTGAGCGGCTGCGGGCCCTGGTGGACACGTGGAAGGGGCTGCCGCGTCTGGACCGCAAGTCCGACGACGAGCTGTGGCACCGCTTCTCGCACGCCCGGTCGGCGTTCTCCAAGCGCCGCAAGGGACACTTCGCGCAGCTCGACGCGCAGCGCGAGGACGCCCGCCGGATCAAGGAGCGGCTGGTCGCCGAGGCCGAGGCGCTGTCCGGCTCCACGGACTGGGGTCCGACGGCGGCCCGGTACCGCGAGCTGATGGCGGACTGGAAGGCGGCCGGCCGCGCCCAGCGCGAGCACGAGGACGACCTGTGGAACCGCTTCCGCGGCGCCCAGGACGTCTTCTTCGCCGCCCGCAGCTCGGTGTTCGCCGAGCGGGACGCGGAGCAGGCGGAGAACCTGAAGCTGAAGGAGGAGCTGGCCGAGGAGGCCGAGAGGCTCCTCCCGATCTCGGACCTCAAGGGCTCCCGGGCCGCCTTCCGCTCGATCAACGAGCGCTGGGAGGCCATCGGCCACGTCCCGCGGGACGCGCGCCCGAAGGTCGAGGGCCGGATGCACGCGGTCGAGCGGGCGATCCAGGAGGCCGAGGAGGCCGAGTGGCGCCGGACGAACCCGGAGGCGCGTGCGCGTGCCGAGGGTCTGACCGGGCAGCTCCAGGCCGCCGTGGACAAGCTGCGCGGACAGATCGAGCAGGCGCGCGCCCAGGGCAACAACTCCCGGGCCGACAAGCTGGAGCGGGAGCTGGAAGGCCGCCAGGCGCTGCTGGACCAGGCCCTGAAGGGCCTGCAGGAGTTCGGCGGCTGA